One region of Gossypium raimondii isolate GPD5lz chromosome 6, ASM2569854v1, whole genome shotgun sequence genomic DNA includes:
- the LOC105772082 gene encoding uncharacterized protein LOC105772082, producing MAKYEACIMGIRATAERKIKVLEVYGDFALVIYQLKGEWETKDPKLISYRKLVLELIKEFDDITFCYLPRDENQMADTLATLASMIKVNKQEDIKLIQMSIYETPAHCYRIEEEENDDCPWYQDILRNVKNREYPNQATENDKRTLRRLANDYVLDGEILYKRGKDQVLLRCVDAIEAKKILEEVHKGVYGTHANSFMMARQIMRFRYY from the coding sequence ATGGCGAAATACGAAGCATGTATTATGGGCATCCGTGCAACTGCAGAACGCAAAATCAAAGTACTAGAGGTATATGGGGATTTTGCATTAGTGATATATCAACTTAAAGGTGAATGGGAGACGAAAGATCCCAAATTGATAAGTTATCGAAAGCTGGTTCTCGAACTAATTAAGGAGTTTGATGATATCACTTTTTGCTACCTTCCGCGAGATGAAAACCAGATGGCTGATACATTggctactttagcttccatgatcaAAGTAAACAAACAAGAGGACATAAAACTTATCCAAATGAGCATCTATGAGACTCCGGCTCATTGCTATAGAATCGAAGAAGAGGAAAATGATGATTGCCCTTGGTACCAAGATATACTGCGAAATGTGAAAAATCGCGAATACCCTAACCAAGCAAccgagaatgataagaggacattgagaaGACTAGCCaatgactatgtcttagatggagagatcctatacaaaagagGAAAGGACCAAGTACTattaagatgtgtggacgctATCGAGGCAAAGAAAATCTTGGAAGAAGTCCACAAGGGCGTTTACGGGACACACGCTAATAGTTTTATGATGGCCAGGCAAATCATGAGGTTTAGATATTATTAG
- the LOC105772083 gene encoding probable methyltransferase PMT2 has translation MLGQSLWKTRPALWSFSKFSPIARKENKILHSRIEAMHIQFAKKDRGSALAELVTVSGIGNNWCESFSMYPRTYDLIHANGVFSLYQDKIGSNGLENSKALLCHS, from the exons ATGTTGGGGCAATCCTTGTGGAAGACACGACCTGCACTTTGGAGCTTTTCAAAGTTCTCTCCTATTGCCAGAAAAGAG AACAAGATATTACACAGCCGGATTGAAGCTATGCATATTCAGTTTGCTAAGAAAGATCGTGGTTCTGCACTTGCAGAGCTAGTGACAGTTTCAGGCATTGGAAATAATTG GTGCGAAAGTTTCTCTATGTATCCAAGAACATATGACCTTATTCATGCTAATGGTGTCTTTAGCTTGTATCAAGATAA GATAGGATCAAATGGTTTGGAGAACTCGAAAGCACTCCTCTGTCACTCCTAA